Within the Elusimicrobiota bacterium genome, the region TCCTGGACTGTGTTAGCGGCACCCATTTACATAAACTGCCAAAGGACACTGAATAGTATTCGTTTTTGTGAATTCCTTTAAAAGAAGGCAAATATGCCCTGAACTGGACAAAACTTAGCTGTCAGGGATTTGAGGAAAACGAAGTCAGGTTGAAACTATTCATAATGGCATATAATCT harbors:
- a CDS encoding transposase codes for the protein MPLKEGKYALNWTKLSCQGFEENEVRLKLFIMAYNLGNIFRTLALPEGIKDWSLRTIQLKLIKIGGRLIR